Proteins found in one Quercus robur chromosome 2, dhQueRobu3.1, whole genome shotgun sequence genomic segment:
- the LOC126714688 gene encoding lysine histidine transporter 1-like → MGTQAPTDQDSYARSEIDEKLAKEKAIDDWLPITSSRNAKWWYSAFHNVTAMVGAGVLSLPYAMSELGWGPGVAILVLSWIITLYTLWQMVEMHEMVPGKRFDRYHELGQHAFGEKLGLYIVVPQQLIVEVGVNIVYMVTGGTSLKKVHDTVCAEPSDHCKSIKLTYFIMIFASVHFVLSHLPNLNAISGISLAAAVMSLSYSTIAWSASLNKGVQQDVQYGYKAKSTAGTVFNFFSALGDVAFAYAGHNVVLEIQATIPSTPEKPSKGPMWRGVVVAYIVVALCYFPVALIGYWMFGNAVEDNILISLNKPKWLIITANMFVVIHVIGSYQIYAMPVFDMIETVLVKKLHFRPTSTLRFITRNVYVAFTMFIGITFPFFGGLLGFFGGFAFAPTTYFLPCVMWLAIYKPRRFGLSWWTNWICIAFGLCLMILSPIGGLRTIVIKAKTYEFYS, encoded by the exons ATGGGAACTCAAGCTCCAACCGACCAAGACTCATATGCCCGTTCTGAA ATTGATGAGAAATTAGCAAAGGAGAAGGCTATTGATGATTGGCTTCCAATTACTTCTTCAAGGAATGCAAAATGGTGGTATTCAGCTTTCCACAATGTCACTGCCATGGTTGGAGCTGGTGTCCTCAGTCTCCCTTATGCTATGTCAGAGCTTGGATG GGGTCCTGGTGTGGCAATACTAGTTCTATCCTGGATCATTACTTTGTACACTCTATGGCAAATGGTTGAGATGCACGAAATGGTACCAGGAAAACGGTTTGATAGATACCATGAACTGGGTCAGCATGCCTTTGGTGAAAAGCTTGGTCTTTATATTGTGGTGCCTCAACAGCTCATTGTTGAAGTTGGTGTGAACATAGTCTATATGGTCACTGGTGGGACATCATTGAAGAAGGTCCATGACACCGTCTGTGCTGAACCTAGTGATCACTGTAAAAGTATCAAATTAACATACTTCATTATGATCTTTGCCTCTGTTCACTTTGTGCTCTCCCACCTTCCCAACCTCAACGCTATCTCCGGTATCTCTTTGGCTGCTGCAGTCATGTCCTTAAG CTACTCTACCATTGCCTGGTCAGCTTCTCTTAACAAAGGTGTTCAGCAAGATGTGCAATACGGCTACAAAGCCAAGTCTACTGCCGGAACAGTGTTCAACTTCTTCAGTGCCTTGGGTGATGTGGCTTTTGCCTATGCTGGTCACAATGTGGTATTGGAGATCCAAGCCACAATCCCATCTACACCAGAAAAGCCATCAAAGGGGCCAATGTGGAGGGGAGTTGTCGTTGCCTATATAGTTGTGGCTTTGTGTTACTTTCCTGTTGCCCTGATTGGATATTGGATGTTTGGAAATGCTGTTGAAGATAATATTCTCATCTCATTAAATAAGCCTAAATGGCTTATTATAACGGCTAACATGTTTGTTGTCATCCATGTTATTGGAAGCTATCAG atTTATGCAATGCCAGTGTTTGACATGATAGAAACTGTATTGGTAAAGAAATTGCATTTCCGGCCTACAAGTACTCTGCGTTTCATTACACGTAATGTATACGTGG CATTTACCATGTTCATTGGCATTACCTTCCCTTTCTTCGGCGGACTTCTTggattttttggtggatttgctTTTGCCCCAACTACATATTTC CTCCCTTGTGTCATGTGGCTTGCCATCTACAAACCAAGGAGATTCGGTTTATCTTGGTGGACTAACTGG ATCTGCATCGCATTTGGCCTTTGCTTAATGATTTTATCCCCAATTGGAGGATTGAGGACTATCGTAATTAAAGCCAAGACCTATGAATTTTACTCGTAA